A region from the Bradyrhizobium erythrophlei genome encodes:
- a CDS encoding S1C family serine protease, translating to MLVSEIGFRAAIPIALARRISTSLILAILLAVFQVDEGAAGPDRAALGLSFYDPDPEYSQSANKGSITGAEVREVRENGPADNAGIESGDRIVRLDDRAITKFSDLREALSLRKPGEVAEVSVVRDNATRIFPVTLEAQTKWPKPKSFARGDISVRGRSETTTRLAGTAILRVIALPVSDNCDVVKYDLVSRGVVLTDGLFYPGEPNLTRLTADQLTMVEVLLPAGVYRLRTRTQANCRYAITKVIRYLSEFGHNLEFDARLPPMILRRDAALIREIIGSGLYRYVDIKNFRAAFLDRLWGARRPEILKDACQFVRRGYGISGGGDDLRGVAKPRFELVLRAAERNYEYWVAARRREGDPNATQRPKPGGGFSDEEICRNVENLDLAQDAEDATHPRLKLTIGVRNTRANNIDTPMTSQVVVAKLERIIHRLYGYSAADVVMNFREGHCEVGVRDGLVMSGRCENSGYARAPVVQPENGVTGVLSGPLSTNLTPAAIEAALRSVIGELPKIDFLVQNGSLIQVKIHGSKNIIIKARSYWEVIYLDIVPSQTEVHAIIEPSYASGVGNGPPPDEAFKGNTEVDFPAEARATLQKIVNALARAEASSH from the coding sequence ATGCTGGTGTCTGAGATTGGTTTCAGGGCGGCTATACCGATCGCGCTCGCGAGAAGAATTTCAACGTCCCTGATACTCGCCATTCTTCTTGCTGTGTTTCAAGTCGACGAAGGGGCAGCGGGGCCTGATAGGGCGGCACTGGGTTTAAGTTTCTACGACCCCGACCCTGAGTACAGTCAAAGCGCGAATAAGGGCAGCATAACTGGAGCTGAAGTCAGAGAGGTCAGAGAAAATGGGCCGGCCGACAATGCAGGAATTGAGTCGGGAGATCGGATCGTAAGGTTGGATGACAGAGCAATCACAAAATTTTCGGATCTGCGCGAGGCACTGTCTCTCCGAAAGCCCGGGGAAGTAGCGGAAGTAAGCGTTGTCCGAGATAATGCAACGCGCATATTTCCGGTTACACTGGAAGCTCAAACGAAGTGGCCAAAGCCAAAATCGTTCGCGCGAGGAGACATCTCAGTTCGAGGGCGTTCTGAGACGACGACGAGATTAGCCGGAACTGCAATCTTGAGGGTGATAGCGCTGCCAGTGAGCGACAATTGCGACGTGGTTAAGTATGATTTGGTGAGCCGCGGTGTTGTTTTGACCGACGGTCTCTTCTATCCGGGGGAACCAAATCTCACTCGTCTCACGGCCGATCAACTTACGATGGTGGAGGTACTTCTTCCTGCTGGAGTCTATCGGCTTCGAACCCGAACCCAGGCCAACTGTCGCTATGCAATCACTAAAGTGATCCGATACTTGTCAGAGTTCGGGCACAATTTGGAGTTCGATGCGCGATTGCCTCCCATGATTCTTAGGCGGGATGCAGCCCTGATAAGAGAGATCATTGGCTCGGGCCTATACAGGTATGTCGACATCAAGAATTTTCGGGCCGCCTTTCTCGACAGGCTATGGGGAGCGCGTCGACCCGAGATCCTGAAAGACGCATGCCAATTTGTTCGACGCGGCTATGGCATCTCGGGAGGGGGCGATGATTTGCGGGGCGTTGCGAAGCCGCGCTTTGAGCTTGTGCTCAGGGCAGCAGAGAGAAACTATGAGTATTGGGTTGCGGCGCGAAGACGGGAGGGGGACCCGAACGCAACTCAACGGCCCAAGCCTGGAGGTGGGTTTTCTGATGAGGAGATATGTAGAAACGTCGAAAACCTCGATTTAGCGCAAGATGCAGAGGACGCTACGCATCCGAGGCTTAAGCTGACTATCGGTGTACGTAATACTCGAGCGAATAACATTGATACGCCGATGACGAGCCAGGTAGTAGTTGCGAAGTTGGAGCGTATTATTCATCGGCTATATGGGTATTCGGCAGCGGATGTCGTGATGAATTTTAGAGAAGGACACTGCGAGGTGGGAGTTCGTGATGGATTGGTGATGTCCGGAAGGTGCGAGAACTCAGGGTATGCTCGCGCTCCAGTCGTGCAGCCAGAGAACGGTGTTACGGGTGTATTGTCAGGTCCCCTTTCTACAAATTTGACACCTGCAGCTATCGAGGCCGCGCTGAGAAGTGTTATCGGAGAGCTGCCGAAGATCGATTTTCTTGTTCAAAACGGGAGCCTAATTCAAGTCAAAATTCATGGAAGCAAAAATATAATCATCAAGGCCCGTAGCTACTGGGAAGTTATCTATTTAGACATCGTCCCGTCTCAGACAGAAGTGCATGCAATCATAGAGCCTAGCTATGCATCCGGAGTCGGCAATGGGCCCCCTCCCGATGAGGCATTTAAGGGCAATACAGAAGTTGATTTTCCTGCAGAAGCCAGGGCAACTTTACAGAAGATCGTAAATGCGCTCGCGCGTGCTGAAGCTAGTAGTCATTGA
- a CDS encoding PD-(D/E)XK motif protein: MTALRDELVSKWAEAARAGPSDREWRAVALSVPASVRFLAGIREPDGRIALLIEAPLGAASTTLLRIAAEGVSLSDRRDAESGLVRVAVALEREPLRDVFEVLAADLVDVIRQAATPAQALTIGVSRLEAWQAFLRSGRRGLSREEQIGLLGELTVLELLAGAIGHEGAVEAWFGPLDGIHDFSRSGIGIEVKAVAGGGNLLRISRLDQLDRRGLSSLVIARPRFQEVPDGRTVLAAVRDIREAIDRSAPGVRRAFDDRLLRAGLLEGEPGASPGFAFVLQDLYGFLVREDFPRLTGLSVPREIVDASYSLDERLLGGFLIGADGLTRSLGMMGGAS; encoded by the coding sequence ATGACAGCTCTTCGAGACGAACTCGTATCGAAATGGGCTGAAGCTGCACGCGCGGGCCCAAGTGATCGCGAATGGAGAGCGGTTGCGCTCTCGGTGCCTGCATCGGTGCGCTTTCTCGCGGGCATACGAGAGCCGGACGGCCGCATTGCGCTCCTGATTGAAGCGCCCCTCGGCGCGGCGTCGACCACGCTGTTGAGAATAGCAGCGGAGGGCGTAAGTCTCAGCGACCGACGAGACGCGGAATCGGGACTCGTCCGCGTCGCCGTAGCGCTGGAGCGCGAGCCGCTGCGCGATGTCTTTGAAGTATTGGCCGCCGATCTTGTGGATGTGATCCGGCAAGCCGCAACTCCGGCTCAGGCCCTCACTATCGGCGTGTCGCGGCTGGAGGCCTGGCAGGCCTTCCTGCGCTCCGGCCGGCGGGGTCTTTCAAGAGAGGAGCAGATCGGACTGCTTGGGGAACTCACCGTGCTGGAGCTTCTCGCGGGTGCGATCGGCCATGAAGGGGCTGTGGAGGCCTGGTTCGGTCCCCTGGATGGTATTCATGACTTCAGCAGATCGGGGATCGGGATCGAGGTCAAAGCGGTTGCCGGCGGGGGAAACCTATTGCGCATATCGCGCCTGGATCAGCTTGATAGGAGGGGACTTTCATCTCTTGTCATTGCGCGGCCCCGATTCCAGGAGGTGCCCGACGGACGTACGGTGCTTGCAGCCGTGCGCGACATTCGCGAGGCCATCGATCGATCGGCGCCCGGCGTAAGGCGGGCGTTCGATGATCGGCTCCTGCGGGCGGGACTGCTTGAGGGCGAACCGGGGGCTTCTCCGGGATTCGCGTTCGTCCTTCAGGACCTGTACGGCTTTCTGGTGCGGGAGGACTTTCCGCGGTTGACCGGCCTCTCGGTCCCGCGGGAAATTGTGGATGCGTCGTACTCTCTGGACGAAAGACTACTTGGCGGCTTCCTGATCGGGGCGGATGGTCTGACTCGATCTCTTGGAATGATGGGCGGGGCCTCATGA
- a CDS encoding AIPR family protein, producing the protein MSDEAMNAFARELAGEVDEAIQSGDGSIYSEEEFTRIVLDRLGDEGAIENPTLLWQEGNFARAKYKITGYSIPEDEERLILVTTIHTGEVPPRALDRDEILSALQQAMKFYECSCKGLHTKIEPSNTDASELARHIYEAREQIGVLRVVLLSDGLTGLRSIDLKKAFDGTRVIVDLFGIERLQRILGQGLRRDDIVVDFSAEPGGPLPCLKASSETADYDAYLASIPGVLLADIYEKYGTRLLELNVRAFLGLRGRKSVNAGLRSTIRDLPHRFLAYNNGIVATVDAMDVEDTGIGQFRIKSVRGLQIVNGGQTTASLHRAKRHDGAKLEGISVPAKIICVGGADLDEMVAAVSKSANSQNTVQPADFSANDPFHVTVEKLANNTWLPDGKGRWFYERARGSYGAAELKASFAARQKRRFAQETPKERRFSKTDLAKYLNAWEGQAHQVSFGNQKNFQFFMQALKDEHPDGFEPDTTWFKAFVAKAILFRATLSIVRAKKFAAFQANIVAYTVACLSWACGGRIDFEVIWTRQAISPELNKLLESWVGKIDKALRKTAGNRMVSEWAKKIECRDALRELAFDLPIELPAELSRTAASAGRGSRRSKVQNDEAAIIR; encoded by the coding sequence ATGAGTGACGAAGCAATGAATGCCTTCGCCCGCGAACTTGCGGGCGAGGTCGACGAAGCGATCCAATCCGGCGATGGCAGTATCTATAGCGAGGAAGAGTTCACCCGCATCGTTCTGGATCGCCTGGGTGACGAAGGTGCGATCGAGAACCCCACGCTCCTGTGGCAGGAGGGCAACTTTGCCCGAGCGAAGTACAAGATAACCGGCTACTCCATTCCCGAGGATGAGGAACGTCTCATACTCGTGACGACGATCCACACGGGAGAGGTCCCGCCGCGGGCCTTGGATCGCGACGAAATCCTGAGCGCCCTTCAGCAGGCGATGAAATTCTACGAATGCAGCTGCAAGGGACTTCACACGAAGATCGAACCGTCCAATACCGACGCGAGCGAGTTGGCGCGGCATATATATGAAGCGCGCGAACAGATCGGTGTTCTCCGGGTCGTCCTTCTATCCGATGGACTCACAGGCCTCAGATCGATCGATCTCAAGAAGGCTTTTGACGGGACGCGCGTCATTGTCGATCTATTCGGCATCGAACGGCTCCAGCGAATCCTCGGACAGGGACTGCGCCGAGACGACATTGTGGTGGATTTCAGCGCCGAACCCGGCGGCCCGCTCCCTTGTCTCAAGGCTTCATCGGAAACTGCCGACTATGACGCCTATTTGGCCTCTATACCGGGCGTGCTGCTCGCGGACATCTACGAGAAGTACGGCACTCGATTGCTCGAACTGAACGTGCGAGCGTTTCTTGGGCTGCGCGGTCGCAAAAGCGTCAATGCAGGGCTTCGATCTACGATTCGCGATCTCCCTCATCGCTTCCTCGCATACAACAACGGCATTGTCGCAACCGTTGACGCGATGGACGTGGAGGATACCGGGATTGGCCAGTTCCGGATCAAGTCGGTACGAGGCCTGCAGATCGTCAATGGCGGTCAGACCACCGCCAGCCTGCATCGCGCCAAGCGACATGACGGGGCCAAGCTCGAAGGGATCTCTGTGCCGGCGAAGATCATCTGCGTCGGCGGAGCGGACCTTGACGAGATGGTCGCCGCGGTCTCGAAATCAGCCAACAGCCAGAATACGGTTCAGCCCGCAGACTTCTCCGCAAATGATCCGTTCCACGTCACCGTTGAAAAGCTCGCCAACAACACCTGGTTGCCCGATGGCAAGGGCCGCTGGTTCTATGAGCGCGCTCGCGGAAGCTATGGCGCAGCAGAGTTGAAAGCGTCATTCGCCGCGCGTCAGAAGCGACGGTTTGCACAGGAAACTCCAAAGGAGCGCAGGTTCTCGAAGACCGATCTTGCGAAATACCTGAATGCCTGGGAGGGCCAGGCGCACCAGGTGAGCTTTGGTAATCAGAAGAACTTTCAATTCTTCATGCAGGCCCTCAAGGACGAGCATCCGGATGGGTTTGAGCCGGATACAACCTGGTTTAAGGCATTCGTTGCGAAGGCGATCCTCTTCCGAGCCACTCTATCTATCGTACGAGCAAAGAAGTTTGCCGCCTTTCAGGCGAACATTGTTGCGTACACCGTTGCGTGCCTTTCGTGGGCGTGCGGCGGACGCATTGATTTTGAAGTGATCTGGACGCGTCAGGCGATATCACCTGAGCTGAATAAGCTTCTTGAGAGCTGGGTGGGGAAGATCGACAAGGCGCTTCGAAAGACGGCAGGTAACCGCATGGTGAGCGAGTGGGCAAAGAAGATCGAGTGTCGCGATGCGCTCCGGGAATTGGCGTTCGACTTGCCAATTGAGCTTCCAGCCGAACTTTCCAGAACGGCAGCCTCCGCTGGCCGTGGATCGAGACGCTCCAAGGTCCAGAACGACGAAGCAGCGATCATCCGCTAG
- a CDS encoding site-specific integrase, whose translation MRKATDRALTKRLVDGLVLQAKAYPQFDANLAGFGVRVHPTGRKTYFVQYRNKHARSRWFLLGVHGTITVEQARSDAKAVLQAVAQGHDPADARTAFRRAPDMNELLNRYVADHVRKRNKPSVRAELERVVERYIRPTLGLLKVAAITRGDIEKLHRSMAATPRQANIVRAMCSKVFNLAEEWEYRPEGTNPCRKIARYPERHRERFLSAGELERLGAVLRRAEGEGLPWTIKAEGKATAKHLPGEQHRRTIYPRVVTATVELLLFTGCRLSEVLGMRWEHVDLAAGSILLPNTKAGRQQTVAINAPARRVLLALRPACIQASPWVLPNRSRVVAAGQEANETLGLERPQRSSDGPLKKDAMEAAWQKIRAVAGLDDVHLHDLRHTVGTYAGQSGANAFLVRDLLRHSDLSMTHRYVNQSEDPVRTLSDLVGQRIAASLEGGKTADVVPIRKLTT comes from the coding sequence ATGCGCAAGGCAACCGACCGCGCTTTAACAAAACGCTTAGTTGATGGCCTCGTGCTTCAAGCAAAAGCCTACCCGCAATTCGATGCGAACCTCGCTGGCTTCGGCGTGCGCGTGCACCCCACGGGTCGTAAGACCTATTTCGTGCAATATCGTAATAAGCACGCCCGCTCGCGTTGGTTTCTCTTGGGAGTTCACGGCACGATCACCGTCGAGCAGGCCAGAAGCGACGCGAAGGCCGTGTTGCAGGCGGTCGCGCAAGGTCACGATCCGGCGGATGCAAGAACGGCATTCCGTAGGGCTCCGGATATGAACGAGCTTCTGAATCGGTACGTCGCGGACCACGTTCGCAAGCGCAACAAGCCTTCCGTCCGTGCGGAACTGGAGCGCGTGGTCGAGCGGTATATCCGCCCCACGCTTGGCCTGCTCAAGGTGGCTGCAATCACTCGGGGGGATATCGAGAAGCTCCACCGGTCGATGGCAGCAACTCCAAGGCAGGCGAACATCGTCCGCGCAATGTGCTCTAAGGTGTTCAATCTCGCCGAAGAGTGGGAATATCGCCCCGAGGGAACGAACCCTTGCCGGAAGATCGCACGCTATCCCGAACGTCACCGGGAACGGTTTCTTTCGGCGGGCGAGTTGGAGAGACTTGGCGCCGTCCTTCGCCGAGCTGAAGGCGAGGGATTGCCCTGGACAATCAAGGCTGAGGGAAAGGCTACGGCCAAGCACTTGCCCGGTGAGCAGCATCGGCGGACGATCTACCCCAGAGTCGTTACCGCGACTGTGGAATTACTGCTATTTACGGGGTGCCGCTTATCAGAGGTGCTCGGCATGCGCTGGGAGCACGTCGACCTCGCGGCCGGGTCTATTCTCTTGCCAAACACCAAGGCTGGCCGGCAGCAAACGGTAGCGATCAACGCACCGGCGAGGCGAGTGCTGCTTGCCCTTCGTCCCGCTTGCATTCAGGCGAGCCCTTGGGTGCTGCCTAACCGTTCAAGAGTAGTGGCGGCCGGTCAGGAAGCGAACGAAACGCTAGGCCTTGAAAGGCCGCAACGATCGTCAGACGGACCACTTAAGAAAGATGCTATGGAAGCGGCCTGGCAGAAGATCCGGGCTGTCGCCGGCTTGGATGACGTTCATCTTCATGACCTGCGGCATACCGTCGGCACGTATGCTGGCCAGTCAGGTGCCAATGCCTTTTTGGTGCGTGACCTCCTGCGGCACAGCGATTTGTCGATGACGCACCGTTACGTCAATCAGTCGGAAGATCCGGTGCGAACTCTTAGCGACCTAGTCGGCCAGCGAATCGCCGCAAGCCTTGAGGGAGGCAAGACCGCGGACGTGGTGCCCATCCGAAAGCTCACGACATAA
- a CDS encoding ParA family protein, whose amino-acid sequence MNVIVFASRKGGSGKSTLAAHLAAHVNKSTKPTLLVDADPQGSLTLWHKLRGTNEPPIKTAVNSVSGIVAAAKREGFEWVFIDTPPNLSAVVEDSIKNATMVIIPARPGVFDVNAVQETILTCRAARKPYAVVLNGAPARRDDAESPIVAIARESLAKFRAPVWGGQITNRADLLMALSHGEGAREYYAEGRAAAEIGRLWAAIERSVKAIRGSASASGAMHKQAA is encoded by the coding sequence ATGAACGTCATTGTTTTCGCTTCGCGTAAAGGCGGCTCGGGCAAAAGTACCCTGGCTGCTCATCTTGCTGCGCATGTCAACAAATCAACGAAGCCAACGCTGCTTGTCGATGCCGATCCGCAGGGCTCGCTGACCCTGTGGCACAAGCTGCGTGGCACCAACGAACCGCCGATCAAGACCGCGGTCAATTCCGTCAGCGGGATCGTCGCAGCCGCGAAGCGTGAGGGCTTTGAATGGGTTTTCATCGACACGCCGCCGAACCTGTCGGCCGTCGTCGAGGATTCCATCAAGAACGCCACCATGGTGATCATTCCGGCCCGACCGGGGGTGTTCGACGTCAACGCCGTGCAGGAAACCATTCTGACCTGCCGCGCCGCGCGCAAGCCCTATGCCGTCGTGCTCAACGGTGCGCCCGCGCGCCGCGACGATGCCGAGAGCCCGATCGTTGCCATCGCGCGTGAATCGCTGGCGAAATTCCGGGCGCCGGTTTGGGGCGGCCAGATCACCAACCGTGCCGACCTGTTGATGGCGCTCAGCCATGGCGAAGGCGCGCGCGAATATTACGCGGAAGGGCGTGCGGCGGCCGAGATCGGCCGGCTGTGGGCCGCGATCGAACGCTCGGTGAAGGCGATCCGCGGATCGGCCTCGGCGAGCGGGGCCATGCACAAGCAGGCGGCTTAA
- a CDS encoding abortive infection family protein, protein MLKELCHLLASAIADTKAYDVPGLCRRLNLGDGEEQEAFASKYKYAQKRLAVVSADQVLASARQLTSEESHFQLGEQLAKIDELKGPPVTTLTRRRLIALFDRLPLAREIEDMELIRGLWPIASLRAPHPSSEATLEDYLHRHTVRNDDLSNRDVLEALGVLTCSRAQLFKLLAAVTAPETRSGPEQVKLAEQINDLLRHDGYTLAPAGRISGSPFYTVRSASTGSPADESISATLAAFDPTQVHARWTMALERRASEPAGAITLARTLLEDVSKWILDQAGETWQETDDLPVLYRKLAKVLKLAPDGHTEQVFKQILGSCQSVVESLGALRNKLSDAHSPGPKRARPQARHAELAVNLAGAMATFLVATWEARQTDAGGRSTSPASKG, encoded by the coding sequence ATGCTCAAAGAGCTATGTCATCTGCTCGCGTCGGCGATTGCCGACACGAAAGCCTATGACGTTCCAGGCTTATGCCGGCGTCTCAATCTGGGCGATGGCGAGGAACAGGAAGCTTTCGCAAGCAAGTACAAATATGCCCAGAAGCGGCTCGCAGTTGTTTCAGCGGATCAGGTGTTAGCGAGTGCCCGCCAGCTCACATCCGAGGAGAGCCATTTTCAACTAGGGGAGCAGTTGGCCAAGATCGACGAGCTTAAAGGGCCGCCGGTGACAACGCTCACGCGGCGACGCCTTATCGCCCTATTCGATCGGCTGCCGCTCGCGCGCGAGATCGAGGACATGGAGCTCATTCGAGGTCTTTGGCCCATCGCGTCGTTGCGCGCGCCACACCCGAGCAGCGAGGCGACGCTTGAAGACTATCTCCATCGGCACACTGTTCGGAACGATGACCTCTCAAACCGCGACGTGTTGGAGGCACTTGGTGTGCTGACGTGCTCTCGCGCGCAGTTATTCAAGTTGCTCGCGGCGGTCACCGCGCCGGAGACTCGCTCGGGGCCAGAGCAGGTCAAGCTGGCCGAGCAGATTAATGACTTGTTGCGTCACGATGGCTACACCTTGGCTCCGGCGGGTCGAATCTCGGGGAGTCCGTTCTACACCGTTCGATCAGCCTCGACCGGATCTCCGGCGGACGAAAGCATTTCGGCGACGCTAGCAGCATTCGACCCAACCCAGGTGCACGCGCGCTGGACCATGGCATTGGAGCGGCGCGCTTCGGAGCCGGCAGGAGCCATCACACTTGCCCGCACGTTGTTAGAGGATGTCAGCAAATGGATTCTGGATCAGGCGGGCGAGACTTGGCAGGAGACTGACGATCTGCCGGTGCTTTACCGCAAACTTGCGAAGGTTTTGAAGCTCGCGCCTGATGGCCACACCGAGCAGGTCTTCAAGCAAATTCTCGGAAGCTGCCAGTCCGTCGTCGAGTCGCTGGGCGCTCTGCGCAACAAATTGAGCGATGCACACAGCCCCGGCCCAAAACGGGCGCGTCCACAAGCCCGACATGCGGAACTCGCGGTGAATCTTGCCGGCGCAATGGCGACATTTCTCGTAGCTACGTGGGAGGCGCGGCAGACCGACGCAGGCGGTCGATCAACCTCGCCAGCGTCGAAGGGGTAA